A segment of the Fusobacterium ulcerans genome:
TTTTAAATGTTGTATTCTCTTCAAAGAGTTCTAGACTTCCTTTGTCAATCATCCAGCTTCCCTTACTCTTGCCATTTCCCCTGCTATATCTTCCACCTAGTCTTCCATCTCTACACATATTATATACAGTCTCCAAGCTAACATTTAATCTTTTTGCTGCTTGTGTTGCTGTTAGCCATATTATTTTCATCTAATCACCTCTATAAAAATGTTCTACCATATATAATATCATTTTTTTCATAAAATCATTGGTTAAATTTTTTTATAAAGTTTAAAGTCTTTATTTTATATAAAAATAGACTTGTTATTTTAACAAACAAAACCATTCTAATCTGTCTGTTAATTTTCCAAAAGTTTGGAATTTATAAGTTTTCTCTGAAAATTCTGCATTTTTAAAATTTTTCTCTATAAGTTTTTTAAGATTATTTTCTGCACTTCCAAATATTAGGAATACATTATTTTTATTTAGATTATTTTCTATAAACTTTATTAGTCTATCATCATCTTCTAATCCCCACTCTTTTCCTCCGTCTCCTGCATATCCATACCCAACAAAATTTTGTTCTTTATCTAGTTTTGTCTTTTGGATATATGGAGGATCTAAAAATATAAAGCTATCTTTATATTCCCAAGTTTCATCAAATTCTTTAAAGTGTACCTTTATTTTTTTAATTCCTTCAATGTACCCCTTAAATTTCTCTGCCTTTGCTATGCTATAGAAAGTATTGGAAAGACTTTCCCCTTTTCCACCAAACCCCATTAATGCTTTTAGAATTTCCTTTTCATCTTCAGAAAATTCTTTATTTTCTACATTGTTATCTATCTTTTTACCACAACAAGGGCAAACATTCTGGAATATACTTTTAAATTTAATGTTTATTTTATCAAATTTTTTTCTATCTTTGTCATATAAGATCCTTGCACTTTTAAAATCTATCTTGCCACATATATGTGTCAATGCCCTTTCGTACAATCTTTTAACATCCTTGTGTTTTACAAAAGCCTCTATTTTACTATCTTTGACATTTGTTTCTACATTTAACTCTGGGAATTCTTCCTTTAAATTTACTGGTACTTCCATAGCTCCAGCAAATAGATCTATGAAGTCCTCTTTTTTATTTTCTTCAAAAATTTTCTTTATTTCTTTGTAAAATCTTCCTTTGCTTCCCATATATGGGAATGGAACTTTGATTCTGCTCATCTTCCAACTCCTATTTTATATATTTGATAATGCAGTTTTTATTAAAAGGCTGAACTGCTAACAGCCAAGTAGAGAGCCTGTCATATCTGCTCACTCTCTCTACACAGTTTAAGGACTTCACATATAAAGCTCCTATCCCAGACAGGCGTATTTTATACTTTCTCTGCGAACCGTCGTATACAACAATCATACTAAAGTTTTCAAATTTTATTTGGGATGCTTGGGATACTTTGTAAAAATCCAAAAAATACAATAAAAAAACCAGCCCTATTTAAAAAGTGACTGGTCTTTATATTCCTTTTTTAGTTCTTTAGTTTTTACAGAATAAACTTTATAGAATGTTGCTTTAGATATCTTTAATCTTTCATAAATTACTTTATTCTTTACAGCATAGTTATTTCTCACTATTTCATCTATCTTTTTGAAATTTTCTTCCTGATCCTTTGTGCATTTACTGTAAGTGGTGCTTTTTCTTTGCCTTGTATTTTTCAATTTTTTTATTAATTTTTTTGTTCTGTAGATATTATGGATAGTAAATATTCCCTTTCATCTTCTGTTATATTTACTCTCATTTTTTACCTTCTTTTTAATTTTATTTATTCCACTATTTTTTATAAAATGTACTCCACTAGCAGTTATATTATATATTTTTGCTAACTCTTGTTCTGTATATTCTTCAAAATAGAGCAACTTTATTATTGTTGCCTCTCTTTTGGTACAATATTTTTTTATTAACTGCTCTAGGTATTCTCTATTGACAATTTGTTCTATTGCTACTGTTCCTGCATCTGTACCTAGAAATTCCCAACTTCTCTTATTTTGCAAGCTTATTTTTGCATACGTTGACCTCTCTATGCCTCTTAAAGTGCTTTCAGAGATCTGTAATTTTTTTAAAACTTCTTTCTTTGGAAGTAAAGGATCATTTTTTATAAGTTTTTCATACTTCTTTCTTCTCTCTATAAAAGAAGTATTTCCATCATAGTTTTCTTTATCTCTAGTTCTGTTTATTCTCTGTTTTATCCAAAAGTAACAGTAAGTAGAAAATTTTATTCCGTTGTTTTTATAGTTTCTTATCCCTTCAATCACTCCAAATATAGCAGATTGGAAACAGTCTTCACTTCCATTGCCATATCTATTGTTTAAGTGTGTTATATACCTTAAATAACCCACTATAATTTTGTTTCTGGCTTCTATGTCACCTTCTTGTGCAAGAGGCAGAAGCTCTTGCACTTCTACCTCTGTTATTGCTGGATACTCTCTATACATGTTTCTAGTCTTCATAAGACTTCCTTTTATGTCCAGTTAGATAATATTTTATTTTCCTCTTCCTGAATAAAAAGTTCCATATTTTCTTAAACATTGTTATCAGCCCCTTCATATAGCTAATTTACTTCGTACTAGTTTTTCTCTTATATTGTAAATCTTTGCTTTTAATTCTCTAGAAGTAGCCAGCAGATGTTCATGTTCTGCTTCCAGTATCTTTTTTTCTGCTCTCAATCTATTTAATTTACTCTCCAGCTCTTCTATTTCACTATTTTTTAACTTTATTTCATTTTTAGACAAGGCTATTTTTGCTCCAGAGGTTAACTCCCAATTTTCTTCCTCTTCTAAAGCTCTTTTAAGAGCATTCTTAAAACCCATGTATATTTCTTTATTACCTTTCTCATCTAACTCAAAATCTATCTTATAGCATGTTACTATATTGTTATCTGCTACAATATACGTCATCATCTTTTCTTCATTTACATAAAACTCTGCTTTTCTATGTTTATCATAACTAGCTGTTGTTATATATTCAGATCTTGCAAATTCCTCTTTTATTAATTTTTCTATTTCTATAACCTTCTCTTCATTGTTATTTCGCCAGATATCAAAGGTTCTCTCTGTTATTATCTGTCCACTATATACTCTGGCTGCATACCTCATAATTGCATGTCTTGTTACATTCACATTCTTTTTTTCTTCCATATTTTTTATTCCCCTCTTGTATAATATTTCTACTCAATTACTACTTTGTATTTATATCTATAAGGGTATTGCTTCCTGCTCCATTTACTTGTGGAAGCTTTCCATCCCATTTTTCAATAGTTAATTTTTTTAATAATAATGGTGACAATGATTCGGCTTCCACTTGGTTAGCTTTTGCTTGAAGTTCTTTTTCTTTTAATTGATATTCTGCTAATTTAACTTTATTTTCTGCCTCTACTCTAAATTTTTCTTGTTCAAACCTGCTTCTTTCTACTGTTTGTTCTGCTACCTTTTTTGCCTCTATTGCTTTTTCATATTCCATTGAAAAATCGTGGTTTACTATGGACACATTTGATACTGCCAAGCCATACTCTTCAAAGTCATCTTTCAAATCTTGAAAGATCATTCTACTTAATTCTTGTCTTTTAGAAACAAATTCTTCAATAGTGTATTTACTAATAGATGCTTGAACTACTTCTTTTGTTCTTGGAATTATGAAATTTGTTTCATGTAAACCCCTAAATCTTCTATATAATTTCTCTGGATCACTTATTGAACTCTGAACTGTTAGATCAAGTATAATTGACTGCATATCTTTAGTACTCACAGACATTTGATTAAAATCATATATTTGATCTCTTACTACCATTGTTTTTTTAGCTTGTACAATTGGAATTTTAAAATTCAACCCTTCAGTGTCAATCCTTGAAATTTTACCCCAGTTAGAAATAATGGCTACTTCTCCTGTTTTTACACTATAACAAGACATTAATAAACTTATAAATGTCAATACCACTCCTGCTACTATTCCTGCTCTTATCAATCTTTTTTTCATTTTGTTCCTCCTTCTTATTATTTACTTATTGTATATATTGCAAATACTATTATTCCTATAATTCCATGTGCTGCCATTAGTAAAAAAATTGTACTTGTTTTTACTTTCACATCTGTTAAAAACTTTAATATTATAAGTACCTTTGTTGCTAAATCTAACATTTTCACAAATTCTTCTATTAACCACATTTTTTCTATTTTTACCCTCTCCTTAAGTTAAAATAAATTTATCTTCATCTTTTTTGATTAGTCCTTTGTCTTCTAAATTCTTACAATACTCAACCACTTGATGCAGTTGAAAGCCTATTCCTAAAATTCCACACATTTCTTTTATTGTATAACTTCCATTTACAAGAGAAATTAGTGTATATACAATAACTTCCCTCTTTTGTAGTTTTAATCCTTCTATTTTTTCTTTATCAAGAGTTACTATTCTATTTTTCATTAATTTTCACTCCTTTTTAGTCATTAAATTTATTTGCATATTGTTCAAATTCCTCATTTCTCTTCAATAACATTACTTTACTTGCACATGTTCCTACTGTTCTCCCTAAACATAAAGCAATATCCTTACTTCTCATTCCTTTATGTCTTCTTTCCCACATTCCACATAGATATATTAAGTCTTTTACTGTCCATGCTTTAAAATGGTTATAATGTAATTCTGGAGTGTATACCAATCTATGATTTGATTTTGTATAGGTGTAGCCGTCTTTCTCATATCTCTCTGTCATTTTATCTCCTCCATTATTTCTACGATTTCATTTTTCTCAAATATTTCTCCCAGTGTCTCAAAACCATTACTACATCTTGTAGATTTTAAGATTCCAAGTGTTATCACAAGGTCTAGGCATTGTTTTTCTATTTTTAAACTATTTTTAAAGTTTAAACTAGGTATAGGAGCAATTGTTTCTTCCAGCTTCTTCATTTTCTCCAAAACTTCTCGGATCACTTTTTCTTCTATTTTATCTTTTACTTTAAAAAATACCTCTTCTTTTCTTAATTCAAGCTCTTTTTCTATTTTAGTCATTAGCTTCTCCTCATCTTCTTTTATGTATATAGCCAGTGCTATAAAAGCACCAGCTATAATTATTAATAAGTATTCCATAATATCTTCTCCAAGTACCTATTTTAAGGTTACATCATATATTCTAAAATTAGCCCCATACCACTTAATTCTATTTCCTCTTACCATGTTTTCTTCCCCTTATTTTTCCAATCAATCATTTTATCTAAACCATTTATTACATCTTGTGCCTCTTTAACTAATAATCTTCCTAGCTGTTTCTCCTGCCCTGTCTGTTTCTTTATAAAAGCTTTCAATTCCTTGTTAAAGTCCTTACCCCAATAAATTTTTGCTTTATTAAGAATATTACTTAACTGTTTTCTAGTTAAATACTTGCTTTTATATCCTAGCTTTTCAAATGTTTCCATTAATGCTTTAAATTGTGGTATTGTTAAATCTTTACTTGTTGTTACATTAAATCTACTTTTCAGAACTGTTCTGTAGTTATCCTCTGTCATCTTTATCTCTGCTTTAGCTGCATGTATTAGAGCAATTTTATTTCGATCCACCTTTTCATAGGTCATTTTTAATCACTCTCCATATCTACACTAGAAATAGAAAGTGGAATAGCTACCTTTTTCCCATGTTCGTCTTTATAATAAGCTTCAATAAAAGTAGAGCTTTTAGCAGGTTTATAAGCTGCTTCTATGATTTTTACTCCATCAAGAAAATCATAATCATTCACTTTTTCAGCTATTTTCTTTAATTCAAGCACTCTATTAGCCTTCATGTTTCCATTTTTATCTTTTTTAAGAAGCAGATCCAACATCATTTCTACTTCTTTTTTCTCTCCAGAGGCAACTCCTTGTATATACTCTCTCACTTTAGCAATTCCAGTATGTACAGTGTCATCGAAGGTATCAATAATTCTATGCCCTATTATTATTGTTAAACCTTCATCTGTAGAAAAAGTGTGACTTTGTTGATTTTCTCTAATTCCATATAACTCTGCTTTCATATTAAGTATTGTTATAAAGTCTTCAAAGACTGTTTTTTTTAAGCATGAAAGGGCTTTAGATATTTTTTTAACTTCTTGAAAATTTCTAGTAACAGTTTCTTTTACCAATTCTTTATATTCATTTCTTTTCTTTTTTTCTCCATCTTCTTCTGCCTGTAATGCTATTAACATTGCTTTTTTCTCTTCTGGTGTCATTTTTGTAATATCTACCATATTAATTCTCCTTTATTATTTTATTTTTGCTTGGTAACATATGCTCAGTAACATATATTCAGTTATTTTTTAAACATTTCATTTAAACTCTTTATTTTTAAAACTATATCTTTGTTTAACTGTTTATATCTTTTTTCATATAATATTGTATTTTTACTTTCTTCATTATCATTTGCTATAATTTTCTTTACTAGGTTCTTTCTCGTTAAAACTAAGTTTGCTAGTTCAGATAGTTCTCTGTTATATCTTTCAGGATCTTTTATATTAAGCTCTGTTACCAGAGCCTCTTTCATTGCCTCTATTTTTTTATTCATCTATTGCCTCCTATGCAACCGCCATCATTGTAACTGCTGCTTTAATATAATCTAGTGTTAATAATCCTTTCGTCTTCTCTAAGTTATCTGGATAATTAGCTATTACTGTTGCCATACTAAGCAGGTTATTAAGCTGTCTGGCACTCCCTCTTACTATCTTATTAATGTATTCAATCATTACAGTAAGTTTTTTTTCTTCATATAATATTTCATCACTTCCTAAAAAGGTTCTTGTTATCAAGCTTACATCTTTTAAACTCAAATCTTGTAATTGCATCCAAATTACTGCTCTACTATACAAGTATTCATAAGCTCCTGTCTGTGTCATTAATTTATGTTTCAAATGTTCTGTTCCTGCTACAACTAAGCCCACTCCTGTTTGGTCCGCAATACTTCTTACTGCATCTATTACCTTTGGTGGAAGGTTTTCCCCTTCATCAATTATTATTATTGTCTCTGTAAATAAAAGTTTATTTTTAATATTTTCTCTGATAGTAGCTGTATGTCCTGTTGTAGCAAGTTTTAATCTAAGTGCTATTTTTCTTACTATGGTGCTTATAGTATCACTGTTTTCTGCTGTTATAAATACTATTTTTGCTTCATAATCTTTTGCATATTCTTGTAATGCTTTTGTCTTTCCTATACCTGCTCTTCCTATTATATAGGCTATTTTTGCACTTTCTAAAAGTTCCTCTCTTACATTACTACTCACATATTTTTTTATTAGATCTATACTATAATAAATTTTCTTTTTTACATCTGTATCTGCTATAAAGTTAATTCTTTTCATTTTCTCTTCATGTCTATTTAAGAAAGCCCTTATTTTTGTATAGATTGTTTCAGTTTCTCCATTATATTTTCCAGATCTAATTTCACTTAATGTACTAGCTCCTATTCCCATAGCTTTCGCTATTTTAGAATAACTCATTCCTCGCTCTTGCGAGAATTGCTCTAAAGCAAGCATCAATTCTTCTCTCATTTTTACCCCCTAATCATCTATTATAATTTCCATTCCATCTGCTATTTTTATGCTCTTTTTTTCTTTCTTCTTTTTCTCTTCTTTAAATACAAGTGGCTTTATCTCTTCCTTTTCAAGTTTTTCCCTTCTTTCAAAAGAAAACTCAATCATCCCATCCACTTCTCTCTTTTGATTTCTAGCATCAATAAGGTTGTTTTCAAGTTTTTTAACTTTTTTAACCAATCTTTTATGTTCTTTCATTTCTTCTACTGTGCCGAATCCAGATTTATTTATTTTATCTGCTTTACATAAAAACTCTCCACTGCTCAAATATACATAAATGTATTCTAAATTGTGTGGATCATATTTGATTTTAACTTGTTCTTTCAGATGAAAAAATAAATGTTCATTTCTATATGTGTTCCCTAAGTATGTTACCCCATTTTGTTGAATTGTTTTTATATCTTCATATAGGAATAACAATCTTAATTGTTCTGCTGTAAGCATTTTTCTTTTATTTATTGGCAATGTATTAAAAACTTCTAAAGGTGTCATATTATTCATACTATCTCCTCTATGTGCTTTTTTCTTTGCCATTCTCCTTATTGCATAATACATATGGTTTTTATACTTTACCCATTCGCTTATATACTCTTTCAGTTCCTCATATTCCAGTATTTTTCCCTTTAAGATTTTATCTTTCAAAATATCTTTTAAATCTTCTTTTCTTTCTAAAATATGTCCCCCTTTATATGTAAGACTATTTTTGGTAAAGCTTTCTTTAAAATCTAAAAACCATCTTTCTATTGGCTTTGCCTGTGCATTTCTAACAATAGCATGTCTTGCTTTTATTCCTAGAGCTGCATATATACCATCTAATCCATCATCAGTACTTTTAGTACCTTTTAATACTTTACCTCTATAAGCCTTTCCATTGTCTGTATATACCTGTTTTGGCTTTCCATAATGCTCTATACCATTTTTCAAAGCTATTGCTATGCTCTCTGCTGTTTCTCCCCAACTTAATGTCCACCCTGTTATCATCCTACTCCTCATATCCATCCAGATAACAAGTTTAGGAGTTGCAACTTTTCTTTCTCCTCTTGATGTTTTCTCATAAGGATGGAAGCAAGACATTTCTAGATCATGCCCATCAGATACCCACATTTCATTTACCTCAAGAGTACTGTAGTCTCTTTCTATATAAAAATCGTGCATATCTCTAAATTCTTTTTTGCCCATTCTTCCTCTATCTTTTTCAATAGAGTTCAAATCATATTTTATATAATTTCTTAAAGTACCATAGCTTATTGCTTCTGTTCCATGCTTCAATACTATTCTTTCATATACATATGTCATTTTGGGCTTATTTTTACTTAAATATAGACTTTTTACATCTTCCAGAACTTCTTTATTTACATTTCTTAATCCTTTATTTGTTCCATGCTTGGAGCAGAGAGCCAAAGGATCACTAGGAGATTTTGAATAAGACATAAACCATCTACGAAGTGTTGGTACAGATATTCTTTTTAAGACTTTCATTTGTTCTGGGTAATCTTCAAAGGCTCTATTTACAAATTCTTTAATTATTACTTCCTTAAGTTCCCCTCTTTCCTCATAAGCCTCATCTAGCTTTAAACAAAGCATATATCTCGCCCATGCTACACGCTGGTTCCACTCTGGCAATTCATCTACAGCTACAGCTTCCTTTTTTATCACTGTTAAAGTTCTAGTAGCATTCTCTTTAGTTTCTGTAGATATACCTAAAGACTTTTCTACATCAGATGCTAGATAATAATTTTTTGTTGTTCCATTTTCAGCAACTTTCACTACCTGCCAGTTATATTCTTTTGCCATACGCATTACTTGGTATCTGCTCTTATTCAATTTTTGTTCTAAATCTTTTACAGTGTAGTTCATTGCTACTCCTATCAGCAGAACAATTTCTCATCAAGCAAATTTTCAAGTTTCTGCTCTAATTCTCTATCTCTATTTATGTTCTCTCCTCTTATTGTTCTGTATATTTTATTTCTATTTACCTTCAATGTATCTTCGAGTTCTGTTATTTTTATACCCTTTTTTAATAAAATCTTCTGAAAGTGTTTAAACTCCTTGTCACGCTGTATTATTGCTTTTGGTGTATTTTTTATAAGCTTTTCTACAGCTGCTTCTTTATCTTGTAGTTCTCCAGCTACAAGCTTCCTTAATTCATGTACTGTCAATCCTAATTCTTTTTTTAAGATATTAAAACTTATTTCAGCATCTATTATTTTTTCTCTTAACTCTGTAGCTCGTAGAAGATTTTCTTTATATTCAAGGACTTTTTTATCTATACCTTGCATCTTAATATCTCCTTTTCTATTTTTTCAATCATTCTTCTATATGCGTTTTTCCCCTCACTGCTCTCTAATGCTATCAATAGACCTTTTAAAAATTCTACCTTAGACATATGCCCTCCCATTATGGTATAATTGCAATAAGCTTTTTATAAAGCTCTCACAAGTAGGGAGATAAGTCTTGAACGCCAATTCTTTAGCTTATCTTCCTGCCTTAGTATTGCAAATCATAACCAAAGTTTTTAAAATATTGTTTTATACTTCCTTTACTCTTGTTTCTTAAGTATTTTGTTACCTTATCCACCTCTCCTCTTTTCCACATTTCTAAAGCTATTCCATGTCTCATTTCATTCAAACCATATTTAATTCCTAATACCTCTTCTGTTTTCTCTCTAAACTTTTTTCTTATAACTGTTCCATGCAGTCCAGTTTTCTTTCTACTTAAAAAAATTTCTTCCTGTATTCTGTGTTTTTCCATATAGTTATACATGGTTCTTGCCAAATCAATAGAAATATTATATTT
Coding sequences within it:
- a CDS encoding helix-turn-helix domain-containing protein translates to MKIIWLTATQAAKRLNVSLETVYNMCRDGRLGGRYSRGNGKSKGSWMIDKGSLELFEENTTFKSIYQDKKESGQRRLF
- a CDS encoding sigma-70 family RNA polymerase sigma factor, which encodes MKTRNMYREYPAITEVEVQELLPLAQEGDIEARNKIIVGYLRYITHLNNRYGNGSEDCFQSAIFGVIEGIRNYKNNGIKFSTYCYFWIKQRINRTRDKENYDGNTSFIERRKKYEKLIKNDPLLPKKEVLKKLQISESTLRGIERSTYAKISLQNKRSWEFLGTDAGTVAIEQIVNREYLEQLIKKYCTKREATIIKLLYFEEYTEQELAKIYNITASGVHFIKNSGINKIKKKVKNESKYNRR
- a CDS encoding phage protein GemA/Gp16 family protein is translated as MTYEKVDRNKIALIHAAKAEIKMTEDNYRTVLKSRFNVTTSKDLTIPQFKALMETFEKLGYKSKYLTRKQLSNILNKAKIYWGKDFNKELKAFIKKQTGQEKQLGRLLVKEAQDVINGLDKMIDWKNKGKKTW
- a CDS encoding DUF3164 family protein; translated protein: MVDITKMTPEEKKAMLIALQAEEDGEKKKRNEYKELVKETVTRNFQEVKKISKALSCLKKTVFEDFITILNMKAELYGIRENQQSHTFSTDEGLTIIIGHRIIDTFDDTVHTGIAKVREYIQGVASGEKKEVEMMLDLLLKKDKNGNMKANRVLELKKIAEKVNDYDFLDGVKIIEAAYKPAKSSTFIEAYYKDEHGKKVAIPLSISSVDMESD
- a CDS encoding Mu transposase C-terminal domain-containing protein, whose translation is MNYTVKDLEQKLNKSRYQVMRMAKEYNWQVVKVAENGTTKNYYLASDVEKSLGISTETKENATRTLTVIKKEAVAVDELPEWNQRVAWARYMLCLKLDEAYEERGELKEVIIKEFVNRAFEDYPEQMKVLKRISVPTLRRWFMSYSKSPSDPLALCSKHGTNKGLRNVNKEVLEDVKSLYLSKNKPKMTYVYERIVLKHGTEAISYGTLRNYIKYDLNSIEKDRGRMGKKEFRDMHDFYIERDYSTLEVNEMWVSDGHDLEMSCFHPYEKTSRGERKVATPKLVIWMDMRSRMITGWTLSWGETAESIAIALKNGIEHYGKPKQVYTDNGKAYRGKVLKGTKSTDDGLDGIYAALGIKARHAIVRNAQAKPIERWFLDFKESFTKNSLTYKGGHILERKEDLKDILKDKILKGKILEYEELKEYISEWVKYKNHMYYAIRRMAKKKAHRGDSMNNMTPLEVFNTLPINKRKMLTAEQLRLLFLYEDIKTIQQNGVTYLGNTYRNEHLFFHLKEQVKIKYDPHNLEYIYVYLSSGEFLCKADKINKSGFGTVEEMKEHKRLVKKVKKLENNLIDARNQKREVDGMIEFSFERREKLEKEEIKPLVFKEEKKKKEKKSIKIADGMEIIIDD
- a CDS encoding DNA adenine methylase, which translates into the protein MSRIKVPFPYMGSKGRFYKEIKKIFEENKKEDFIDLFAGAMEVPVNLKEEFPELNVETNVKDSKIEAFVKHKDVKRLYERALTHICGKIDFKSARILYDKDRKKFDKINIKFKSIFQNVCPCCGKKIDNNVENKEFSEDEKEILKALMGFGGKGESLSNTFYSIAKAEKFKGYIEGIKKIKVHFKEFDETWEYKDSFIFLDPPYIQKTKLDKEQNFVGYGYAGDGGKEWGLEDDDRLIKFIENNLNKNNVFLIFGSAENNLKKLIEKNFKNAEFSEKTYKFQTFGKLTDRLEWFCLLK
- a CDS encoding AAA family ATPase gives rise to the protein MREELMLALEQFSQERGMSYSKIAKAMGIGASTLSEIRSGKYNGETETIYTKIRAFLNRHEEKMKRINFIADTDVKKKIYYSIDLIKKYVSSNVREELLESAKIAYIIGRAGIGKTKALQEYAKDYEAKIVFITAENSDTISTIVRKIALRLKLATTGHTATIRENIKNKLLFTETIIIIDEGENLPPKVIDAVRSIADQTGVGLVVAGTEHLKHKLMTQTGAYEYLYSRAVIWMQLQDLSLKDVSLITRTFLGSDEILYEEKKLTVMIEYINKIVRGSARQLNNLLSMATVIANYPDNLEKTKGLLTLDYIKAAVTMMAVA
- a CDS encoding prohibitin family protein produces the protein MKKRLIRAGIVAGVVLTFISLLMSCYSVKTGEVAIISNWGKISRIDTEGLNFKIPIVQAKKTMVVRDQIYDFNQMSVSTKDMQSIILDLTVQSSISDPEKLYRRFRGLHETNFIIPRTKEVVQASISKYTIEEFVSKRQELSRMIFQDLKDDFEEYGLAVSNVSIVNHDFSMEYEKAIEAKKVAEQTVERSRFEQEKFRVEAENKVKLAEYQLKEKELQAKANQVEAESLSPLLLKKLTIEKWDGKLPQVNGAGSNTLIDINTK